DNA sequence from the Coturnix japonica isolate 7356 chromosome 3, Coturnix japonica 2.1, whole genome shotgun sequence genome:
TCGgagtttccattttctttgagTTTAGTTGGAAttatgggaaaaaatacatagaatttttctttctcacatgGCAAGGAAAATGGAGGAAAGTAGTGCAGAGTTTCTTTGGTGGGTGAAAACCTTGGGTACAGTATTTTCAGCCTCATTTCCAGACAGGCTCTCTGAAGTAGCAGTTTTATTTTGACAGAATGTTTATGGTTGCTCAtcattttattgctgctttgctttacaGACTGGGAAGACAGCGCGTTATGTGGTTCACAAGTGCCGGTCAGTTTGTATTTGGCGTCACAGTGGCATTCACATTTGACTACTACAGCTTTGTGATTGTCCGCTTTCTCCTTGCTATGGTAAGAAAGGGGCCCGCTGGCTCTTTTATgtgtcttttccttccccatctcaGGAaatcccctttctttcttatttcctcTTCTACTTCATTATTCTAAAGCCCCGTCTGTTGCACTTatttcagcagagcagggggagTCTGAATGTTCTTGGACCACAGcacttttcctctttgaatTAATAGAAAGCATCTGTATGAAGCAGTGTTTGGTACCTCCTCCATCCCAACCTCTGCTGGACTGGTAATTAAATACCAAGTGTGAGCAGTGAACTCTGGTTTTTACATTGCAACTGGCATTGCATTTCTCCTTGTCATCACAAATGGAGTATATATTTCTCAAAATAACAAATCTATAATAAGTATAATTTTTATCTCTGCCATTTGCATTGATGGAGGAGAGACGCACTTTTTCTCTTTGGTCTTTTAAACTACATTGGAAGTactaaataaatagatagacaTGTTTAGCACTTAGGTGTTTATACTATACTTAAGAGTGTTCCAGTATATGTGTCTAAGTATATCTATACATACGTAGATATCTATATATCTAGTATTCATATGAGATATATATGGTAAACAAATATTACATCCAAAAGTATGTGTATAGTCTTTCACTATATAATGCATCAAGACATTAGAAAGCTGTTATGAGAAAAATGATGTAAGTTACTTAAAGGAGGTTGGAAATTTGAAATTAATCACAAAATTTAATGTATTCCTGTGGGCAGTCAAGAGAGAACATTGTAGCTGGACCTGCCTTTGCCTGATTAGAGCTCAGAAGGATTGCCCAGCAAGAAAACTCCATGGGGATTTCAGCACTGAACAGTGAGATCGCCGGGATTCCCTTCACTGGCTCCCAGCCTGTTGATGCTGGGGGCTATGGTAGTTTCCAAAAGCAAAGAGCTCTGACTGAACAGGTGCCGAAGGCTTTAACTGCCTATTGGGAACTGATTTGAGATAAAGATATGTGAAACTGTAATCCTTCACCACAGAGATCAGCTTTCCTGTCAGCATCAGTGGATTCATAGACAGGGTTTATTAACTGGAAGATATGTAACcagaaaattgatttttatttttttaaatttttatttgattaCTCAAAAAAATATACTGGAATATTTTCTAGCCTAGAACTTCTGGCtgcattctgaaatgttttgagttAATAAGGGTTTCGAGTGTTACTAGTGAAATtgaaatatatgtaaaatatatatacagatatatactCAAAGCGAAAATCCTTAAGTGAAGAGTATGCCAGTAATTCCATCCTGTTAGTATGGCTAGATCTGTATAAGAACCTGTAACACCTGTAACTCTGTACATGTGTTTCTCTTCCAACATTGTAAAAATCTGATTTGATTACTCTTTATAGCAGTACAAAAGTTAATTCTCAGAGAATCTGTTGTTCTGTGACATGCAGATTAATAACAACCTACTTAAAAGCCAAGGCTGAGATTTTCAAAAGTGGCTGTTATTTTGTGGGGACTTCATTTTCCTGAGTGTCCAATTCGTGATGTCATTCAGGACTTGGTTTTTGGACGTACAGTGACAATGGCTAGTTAGGCTCTTATTTGGGTGTCTCTTGCTGGCTCTGCACACTAAGGGGAAGCATCCAAAAGCACTTTGTGTCTTTAAACACAGTTCTCAGGTATCCTGAAAGTCTGAGTGAGCTTTTTGTCCtactgatttgttttcaggtttGCCTTTTTTCTATCGCTGAGTAACAGATCAGGGCAGTGCCAGTTAAATGTACCCAATTGAGGAATGCTGTTACCTGTTGCACAAGATAAAAAGGATACAAACCTCACgctgtattttttctgtttctctttctccattcCCCAGGTTTCAAGTGGCTATCTGGTTGTGGCTTTTGTTTATGTGACTGAATTTGTTGGCATTAAAGCACGAACCTGGGCTTCTATGCATGTCCatgctttttttgctttgggaATTATGGTTGTGGCACTCGTGGGATTTTTGGTTCGGACCTGGTGGGTGTATCAGATATTTCTCTCCATAGCAACTCTTCCTTTTGTcttgtgctgctggatgctTCCAGAAACACCTTTGTGGCTCCTGTCAGAGAAAAGATATGAAGATGCACAAAAAGTAATCAATATAATGGCGAGGTGGAACAAAGTAAGCACTCCATGCAAAGTGTCTGAACTGTGCTCAGTCCAACAAGATGACCCAGGCACTGACAAAACAAGCGGCAGTGGCGCATCCTCAACCAAGAAGCACAACATCTTAGATCTGTTTTGTAACTGGTACATTGCAAGAAGGACCATCACAATCTGGCTGGTCTGGTTCACCGGGAGCCTGGGGTACTACGTCTTCTCCCTGAGTTCTGTCAATCTAGGAGGCAATGAATATTTAAATCTGTTTCTCATAGGTAAATAGTTTTTgtactttattctttttctggcAGAACTAGAACATGAAATGTCTGGAGATTAGACAGCCTGGTTTTTAACTTTATTCATCCAACTATGAACCTTGTTCCAAGATTTTCTTGTTAACTGGTCATAAAGCTGATTAATACAGGAAGAAATCTCACTATTTCTCacaagaaaagaactgaaaatttgTTGTTGTACaaaattcttctctctttgtctTTGTGACTGtaaaccataaaaaaaaaacattctaattttctcctctttgtccTGCAAGCATCTGGCAGATCCACACAAAACTTAATGACAGCAGACCAGCAACAAAACATGCATCTATCTTTCTATTAAAAGCACAAACTAGGAGAACATAGAATTAGTTAAGGCTATAGTCGTGTGCAGTCATAATATGCTGAGTTGGTCTGTAATATTCCTGTGGTATGGCAGTTGTTTATGAAGCGCATTCAAGGCCTGGCCTGAAGTTTGTTTGTAAAAATCAGTGGAAATATTCCATTGACTTCAGAAGGCTCCATGTTGGGCACACAGCTCTGAGACAGCAGGGGAATAAAttatctgctttgttttatgcGACCGGTGCTCTCAGTGAAGTGTGTGCCTGTCCATGTACATCAGCACACAGATGGACTGTAACTCATGAAGGTTGATTTGATTTGATACGAGTAGGTTGTCATGGTGAAGAGTGGGTGCTATTGATGGAGAGCAGCAAGTAACTCACTGTGGCCACCTCTTCCAAAAATATTCAAGCAGACTGATGCAGAGTGACTGGCTGCAACCTGCTTTTACTAATACAAActccaacattttttttctagtattaTAGGTGCATCAATGTAGTACATGTACTCAGTAGAGAAATGCAGCATATTTGTTCTTATGTTCCTCCCTGACATTATAGTGGACGTAGCAAGATTCTTCATGAGCAAGTTGGCTTAACGCATGTCCAGAATGGCTTAGGATCAGTATGATTTATCTGGGGGCAAACCATGTTTAAACAGGGTTTGTGAAAAGTTCTTGCCAAATACTGGTCCTATATGGCTACGTTAGgtttttctctggaaagagaCGTTAGGAAGATAACATCTACCCAAGTGGGTTGTTGTAAGCAGCTGCCCTCTCTTTAAAGCAAgccttgctgttttctgtaattttccaCCCCAAAGAGacttggagctgctctgtgctgtaaaACCTGTTCTGCTTGTACTCCTCCATCCCCCATTTAGCCTATGTTTTCCATCATCTGTTGCCATTTGGGTGACCAAATGAATAAGCCTAACACAACAGTTGTCTCTAGATTTCAAATATTCGTGACATGTACAATCAAGCTAACTTCCTAGATTAAATGAATCCCCATAAAGAGGAAGCTAGAGTTATAAGATGGATATGTGTAAtcatgatttaaaacaaaataatttcatactGACAGGTGCTGTGGAGTTGCCTTGCTATATCATTGCTTGCATTGGGATGGACAAACTGGGAAGGAGAAACACACTCATTCCGTTCCTTATTTTAAGTGCACTGATCTGTGTTTTAATTATGTTCATACCTCAGGTTAGTCATATATTGTTGAAAGTGTTCCTACAGTAGACATTGATTTTATCGATCCTGAAGTCTGTAGATGCAGCTGATCTTCCCAAGtcatatgcttttaaaatgcagctgcCAATCAAGGacagatttctgtattttgagtACAGACTTCACAGTACTGTTGCTGGAGTCAGATTTAAAATGTTCCCAGGGCTTCAGAGAACCAGGACTGGTAAAAAGTTTTGTGGACACTTTAtgtgctttaaagaaaaaacaagtaatAAATACTGCTTTGTGTTTAAAGAAGAGTCATGGATTTAATTTAAGTTTGGAACAGTGATGCtttctgttaatttatttatttgtgatcTTTTTCCATAGGATTTTAATGTGTTAATTATATTGGCAAATATGGCTGGAAAATTTTCCATAGGTGTGGCATTTGGCCTTATATACCTCTACACAGCAGAACTGTACCCAACAATTGTAAGGTAAGAATTTTTGCCGGGGggtatttttcattgttttgttgtgatttccttttcttttttatgctgTTGGGCCAGAGCCAGCAGTTCTTCACATTAGCAACATTGGTCTAAAAGACAGGATAGGATGAGTAGCCCTGCTGCTCAGAGTTGTCTAGTGTTTGGCTGCTCATTTCTTTGGCCATTGATTGGTTTCACTGAGGAACTAAAAGAATATCCAGTACTTTCCTGCATGTTACATATGCCTTTCTCAAAAGCCCCAGTCCTTCACACTGTAGTACATGCTGAACACCGATCTTATTTTTAGTCTTCATTTTAGAAGTAGCTGAATTACACTAAAACATAAATTTACATTGCTGAGGCAATAGCTTTCTAGTGTAATTTCAACTCATCCTATGGCTGTTACAATTTCTAATTGCTTTATTTGCTAGAATTCTTAtcagaatatttgttttatttgtagaTCTCTTGCTGTTGGAAGTGGGAGCATGATGTGCCGTGTAGGCAGTGTGGTCGCTCCTTTCTGTGTGTATCTGAGAAGTGTTTGGATTTTCTTGCCACTTGTAAGTATTTACTTCAATGGTAAATGTTTCAGGTTCTGAAAAGATGTGTGTGTGCGTTTCACTTGTCTTTTCAGGAACTGCAAGTTGaactttccttttgaaaagaatTGAATGAACCATTCTTGTTCTAAATTTTAAGACTagaataatattaataatattattctatttttctattatttatactattcttctgttttttttaatgatcattgaatcatagaattgctcacATTGGAAATGACCTTTAAGATGATCAAGTGTATTTCTTGATTATGTTCCTCTTAAGTATTTGCTGCTTAGAAATTAAGCATATAAGTGGACAACTGCTtattaacaatttaaaaagagTTTCAAAACCCCTTAGAATTTCTTGTTTCTAGCACAGCAATGTTATATGTTAACTATATATGTCAGAAGGTAAAAATATAATGGGATGTGCCTTTGAGCTAGATTCTTACTCTAATTTTCTCTACGACACTGGAATTCCTTGCAAAAATGCCGTTGTGTCCTTTTGAttctgcaacaacaacaaaaaacccttaaaTTCTAGACACTAGAGATGGGTCTGAGAGAGTTCTTGGGAATTTTTTCATGATCTAAATTATTTACATTCAAttgttttgaatgaaaacaaatggaggAAGCAGAcctcaaaataaattattcccCCATGCTcctaaaagctgttttctttcttaataatGACCCCATATTAACCAATAGAGCATCtcagaaaagacactgaaaacaacatttgCGCAACAGAGCGGCCACGAGGGAACATTCTCTTTCTCTGgtcagtgttttgcttttactaGCTGAGATAAGCTTTATCagtgcagaagtgctgcagtcAAACCACAGATGATAGTACAACTCAGGTACTCTGGAGAACTGCAAATAGCAATGTAAACAGAGGAATTATTTAAGCTTTGAGCAACTCTCAGTGTGCAGAATTCCCTGTAGTATTTGTGGAGCTGTGTAGTATTTAACTGtgaatgtgttttcattattagCTCCTGCTATAAAGCAACTGTCAGTTTATTAAATAGGCTTGTCTTAGTGCGGAGCATAGCTTGCCAAGACTTAGGTAAAGTAAGTGTTTTGGaatgaaagtgaaattaaatggaTTACATTTCTGAGTAAACTGATGTATATCACGTTGACCTATTGTATACAATACACCACACACTGTCAAGCAGTTAATACTGCTATTTGTTTGACAGTCTGCCTCACGTACAGTTATACCACCTGTGAGCAATGCAAACAGCTCATTTGAACGCCTATAAATTCTGAGTAACTTGCTAAATGTGGTTTGTATGTGACAGCTTTCAATAAGAGTAATAATAAAGGTGCTGCTCCATGTATATCCTAtttgtgtttctcagtgtttcagATTTACGTTCCATTAGCCCTTTAACAGGACCTTGATTTTTCTGTCAAATATATCACAGAGTACAAACACAAATAACTCCACTGAGGTCAGTGaagtgaaatgaatgaaaatcctgtgttttaaacattttgcattATAGTTGAGTTAGGGATTTTGCAAATAAGATTACATTTTTAGACTGGTTCCAAGCAATCAGATATAAACATATTTGATCGGCAGACTAGAAGAATGATTCTCAAAAGTAAAGGTGTTATTTTGTAGGGATACTTAATGCAAATACTTTTTCTAGTACAAGTCTACTATCTCCCAGCCTTATACCAGtgtgaaattaaatttgttGCTTCAAGTAGTGAggaaaacttaaaaacaaatcaaatggTGGCACATCTTTTTTGAAGCTATTCATGGTAGCAGTTAGACACTGCTGGATGCAATGAAGTGCTGGGAATAGTTTGAGAGTTTGACTAAGCTGGAAGTCAGATATCAAATGAGGAGCCGTGACTTAAACATACACAGCTGCCATATTAATTTTGGTGGAGCTTAAAcatacttaaatattttgtacagCAGTACACTTCAATCCATAAACACTGAACTCATTGGCTGtgtcaggaaaacattttctgatgctgaatTACATATGGACAGTGTTACACACAGGCATAATATACACATACTGTGAGTGTTTGGATAGCACAAAGGGTTTGATCCTGTCAGATCCACATCCACATGAGGAAGGATGTCAAGTTTGCTGAAGACTTGTTTTGAATGAATGCAACTTCACTGATAAGTTTGGATACTGTCcctgggggaggaggagaagatgTTTGAAAAGTCACTTCATAAATATGCTGTGATTTAATTGTTTCATATTCTGTCTTTCATAGGAAGCACTGGAAAGTGCCTTGTAGAGTGAGGTTGAAGGGAAACACGAGGACTTAGCCTGGGGTGCAGCTGctttcacactgaaaaaaagagatacAGTGATGGAATAGAGTAGAAAGCTGAGATTAAAGGCAGGAAAGGTGGTGTTGTGCAGTTATCCAGGACAGTGGGAGTTCACAGGGCATAAGAGGTAGATTCacaaggaagggaaaaactgGAAGTGTCTGAAAGACCATATGAAACAGAGAAGCCATACATCTTCAAAGCACAGTGTCGCTTTAACCTTGCTGTCAGACATCATTAGTGACCCTGTTCTCATGAACTCTGAATGTATGGAGAAATATCCAAAGAAATTAGTAGTCTTTAAGCTTCAGTGTCCTCAGTATCCTCGATTATAAATGTATGATAGCCTAAGAAAACGCAGAAGAAAGGTCAGTATGGAATAGCTGCCATTTTGCAATTCATCCTGTCTTGCCGTGacagaaaataacttctaaTAGCAGAGTTTTGTGCTCAGAAGTGAGTGTGTTCTCTGCTTCAGTTGacttttcagatgctttgtATTCTTGTCATGCAGTACCATTTCCTCTGGTCCTACTACTGctaggatttatttatttttgtgtaattTCTCATGGTGAGGGATtgagtatttcattttcactgttgcTTGTCCTattaaacagtattttgaagaaagaagagtGTGTGCAACCATATGAACTTTGCTTCTCAAGTAGCTGCTTGAGActagaggaaggaaaagaagcagagtgCATTTGCATGAAAACAGCTCTGTTCAAGGTCACAGTGGAGAACTCCAGTTTTAAAGCTTCTTTCTGACTTGAGGAGAAAGTCTCACTTAGATGCAGATGGTAGTGGGCCAATTCTTGTCTCCAGCTCTGTGTGAGGAACAAAGGTGTTGTAGTTCTAAGCGTCCCTTCTCACTCTTGTAGGGCAAGTATTAAACAAACAGGACAAACCTGAGAATCAGCACAGGGCCAGATAAAGATAATACAGTATCAAAGAACACAGTCgtgaaatggaaaaacactgaGGCCAGGCATGATGTACTGTGCAGAAGCATTTAAATCAAGAGAGATTTGGATTATTTATAACCTAACATTGGAAGAATGTCAAGGTTTTAATGCCTGTTCTGTACTTCAAAGGAGGAAAGTGGAAACTGTTCACActgagcaaagcacagaaataaagggaaagaagagatgcTCATGGAGCGTGTGTGTTCCTCTGCATCTATCCAGCATGGTCCTGGTccttgaattttatttcaagtgTACTATGAAGGCAGCGTACTCTCTTTGCATaccttgaaaaacatttttacccttacaaatgctttttatttcttctagtTGCTTGTTGGAATCATGGCTCTTCTGAGTGGAATATTAACATTAATGCTTCCGGAGACACTTGGAAAACCTTTGACTAATACTTTGGAGGAAGCTAcggaaatgggaagaaagaaggaaaactgctcAGGAAAGACTCCTCCGGCAAACAGTGGTGCAGCATTAGAAAAGATAGAGATGTTTGGTCAAGAAGCAGTCCGcactgagaaataaagcaagagcAAAATGGCTGCTCCCAGTTTTAGCAATTATATAATTTATAGGTCATTTTATTCACGAGAAGACTGTTCTATAATATCTGTGCCTTTTAATTTGTAACACAACTTGCCTTTTTGACAGAGCATTTGTATGTAACCTTTTCAACTTGACTGGGGTACTGCAGAAAATTGGATGAGATTTCTAGATCCCTTCTCAAGCTTATTTTGCCTTTAGGAAACCTGTCTGACTCGCTGTGAAGAGTTGGAGTGATTACTTTAATTTTGTAACCTACCTGAttacatatgtataaaaaaGTGCCAATTCTTACTGAGGGTTTTCTGTGGTTAGACTTGTAAACCCACCACAACGTGCCTTGTCTTTTGCAGCTGTCAGTTACAGACATGAGAATTCAATACGTAGTGAAGTCAAACTCACCATTATAATTCAAGAGAGAAGCCTTAACGTTTCATCAGGTCATACTAATAATTACTTAAactactattttttatttttattttttttgcaaaactgCTTCCAGAAAAGCTGTCATTTCTAACAAAAGGATTGTGTGGAATGGCTTCTGACTGaacaaataatattaattttgcAAAATGTGCAAATAGTTTGTGTACTATTCATTCTGTTGAACggtaaatgtatttttattagtagcttaggaaaaaaaaaaaaagctcactgGATCTGCTGCTGTCTTAGTAAgctcttttttaaagaaaactgcctTATGTCTTTGAAAGTCTTTTTCATTCCAGACCATTATTTCAGTGCACCCCTTCTCACTTGTTTCAGCTCAGATTATGTCTCAGATTTGCCTAATGCTTCAGAGCAACACCAGCAGATTTGCCTAACTCTTCTGTGGAGGCTGAGCCCTTTTTAGTCCtcagaggaacaaaacaagTGGTACATGGGCCTTATTCAGGCTCTCTGCAGCAGTGGTCTTAGTTATTAAAGAAAGATTTGTAGGCATGGTATCTACACACCAATTGTATCAGACTCCATAGACTCATGTGGGCTCTGTAGctccattttttccttacatGTGATATCTAGAGGACAGTGAGTTACCAGCTATTCTGGTATTTTCAGTCAAAGTCTTTATCAGTGTCTTTTAGATCTTGCGTGAGCATCATCAATACTCATTTATTGGTGCAGTGAGTGTGCCTTATGATTGTGGACCATAGAAAACTCATAGATAGGAAAACATAATTCTAGCTGCTCGTTAGTGGCCTTCTGTCCCAGCTCTCTTTTGTTGCATTCTACCTCCAGTCCCAGAGGTTTCTTCCTTGCCTGTGAGTCTGTATCCTTTTAGCCACCCTTGTTTGAGTAGGCTGGCATTGGAAGCTTCTGCACATCTTTTGCCTGGGTTGTGT
Encoded proteins:
- the SLC22A16 gene encoding solute carrier family 22 member 16 translates to MAPGSEQLFDSLGHFGRFQACVYFASVFQAMSCGIHYLASVFMAVTPNFVCGIPGNVSSILFYNSSKANLEDIWTMWTSTENYIVAQLENGEVWELNQCSKSKREVSFDLAYEYKGNKSIFSCSDGFLYDDTKWKSTVVTQWDLVCEREWLAKLIQPTFMLGVLIGAVIFGDIADRLGRQRVMWFTSAGQFVFGVTVAFTFDYYSFVIVRFLLAMVSSGYLVVAFVYVTEFVGIKARTWASMHVHAFFALGIMVVALVGFLVRTWWVYQIFLSIATLPFVLCCWMLPETPLWLLSEKRYEDAQKVINIMARWNKVSTPCKVSELCSVQQDDPGTDKTSGSGASSTKKHNILDLFCNWYIARRTITIWLVWFTGSLGYYVFSLSSVNLGGNEYLNLFLIGAVELPCYIIACIGMDKLGRRNTLIPFLILSALICVLIMFIPQDFNVLIILANMAGKFSIGVAFGLIYLYTAELYPTIVRSLAVGSGSMMCRVGSVVAPFCVYLRSVWIFLPLLLVGIMALLSGILTLMLPETLGKPLTNTLEEATEMGRKKENCSGKTPPANSGAALEKIEMFGQEAVRTEK